One Salmo salar chromosome ssa01, Ssal_v3.1, whole genome shotgun sequence DNA window includes the following coding sequences:
- the LOC106606783 gene encoding neurotrypsin — translation MMDKDALKGIFSLSFAWCFLVSVSGEVISQDGYLNTMQSAAPLSCSEGFTELGYYNGSVSQTDSGSPCLKWTEFPDYVLQYPGRGLGDHSYCRNPDRESNPWCFFRQSSGAIGWAYCDCHQGAARLVGGSSPQSGRLEVYLNGQWGAVCDTHWTDRDASVICKQLGLGEIGTALQHSYFGPGSGLFHYERLGCRGNENALLDCRSRKFVTSDCNHGNEAGVVCAAPEGNGAPLRLVGGLEDFEGRVEVYHDGRWGTICDDQWDDIDAEVVCRQLGLGGVPKAWTWAHFGQGSGPILLDGVQCTGNELSLEECPHNNWQQHNCDHMEDAGVSCNPYTDGVVRLVGSDSPWEGRLEVYHSGDWGTVCDDNWTEHHAQVVCRQLGFRGRAEVTSDGMYGEGTGLILLDEVQCKGSEGTLLACGHAEWGRHDCSHSEDVGVRCERGGETNEVPGLPRIAGPLVRLVAGESRKEGRVEVFLNGQWGSVCDDGWNDVNAAVVCRQLRFVGVSKARSMAYFGAGKGPIHLDNVRCTGAEVYLGECPAEGEDAHDCKHSEDAGVICDYVPEPVGDGAIITQTCGMRPNTQRRRRRIIGGDKSIRGDWPWQVSLWLKSQSKGNHPLCGATLINSCWVLTAAHCFKRFGRDPSRYVLRLGDYHTEERDDFERSLSPERIIIHRKYHSQGWEYDIALLRLKGTEGNCVAFNPHTNSACLPAPGSKWGKRPAACVITGWGITDSEYSRTLLQAWVPLLPSWKCKKRYGERYTSRMLCAGSLSDRRRVDSCQGDSGGPLVCQGEGGRWVLTGVISWGHGCGDPSFPGVYTRVSRFLRWIDQVTNNPPRI, via the exons ATGATGGACAAGGACGCTTTAAAAGGAATCTTCTCTCTGTCATTTGCATGGTGTTTTCTGGTTTCAGTTTCTGGAGAG GTCATCTCTCAAGATGGCTACCTAAATACTATGCAGAGTGCAG CTCCTCTGTCCTGTTCAGAAGGCTTCACTGAGCTGGGCTACTACAACGGCTCTGTGTCTCAGACTGACTCTGGCTCGCCCTGCCTGAAGTGGACAGAGTTCCCAGACTACGTCCTGCAGTACCCGGGCCGGGGGCTGGGCGACCACAGCTACTGCCGTAACCCTGACCGCGAGTCCAATCCCTGGTGCTTCTTCCGCCAGAGCTCTGGAGCCATCGGCTGGGCCTACTGCGACTGCCACCAGG GAGCTGCCAGGTTGGTAGGTGGGTCCTCCCCTCAGAGCGGGCGTCTGGAGGTATACCTAAATGGCCAGTGGGGGGCGGTATGTGACACACACTGGACCGACCGTGATGCCAGTGTGATCTGTAAACAGCTTGGACTGGG TGAGATCGGCACGGCCCTCCAGCACTCCTACTTCGGGCCCGGCTCTGGACTCTTCCACTATGAACGCCTTGGCTGCCGTGGCAACGAAAACGCTCTGCTGGATTGCAGGAGTCGGAAGTTTGTCACCAGCGACTGTAACCATGGCAACGAAGCGGGGGTGGTGTGTGCTGCACCTGAAG GCAATGGCGCCCCCTTGAGGTTGGTAGGTGGCCTGGAGGACTTCGAGGGTCGTGTGGAGGTGTACCATGATGGGAGGTGGGGCACCATCTGTGATGACCAGTGGGATGACATCGATGCTGAGGTGGTCTGTCGGCAGCTGGGACTGGG GGGTGTACCGAAGGCGTGGACGTGGGCTCACTTTGGCCAGGGCTCTGGGCCCATCCTCCTGGACGGGGTGCAGTGTACAGGCAACGAGCTCTCCCTGGAGGAGTGTCCCCACAACAACTGGCAACAACACAACTGTGACCACATGGAGGATGCTGGCGTGTCCTGTAACCCATATACAg ATGGTGTAGTACGGCTGGTGGGGTCTGACAGTCCCTGGGAAGGTCGTCTGGAGGTGTACCACTCTGGGGACTGGGGTACGGTGTGTGACGACAACTGGACTGAGCACCACGCACAAGTGGTGTGTAGACAGCTGGGCTTCAG AGGGCGTGCAGAGGTGACATCAGACGGGATGTACGGAGAGGGCACAGGGCTGATCCTGCTGGATGAGGTGCAGTGTAAAGGCTCAGAGGGCACCCTGCTTGCCTGCGGGCACGCCGAGTGGGGTCGCCATGACTGCTCCCACAGCGAGGACGTAGGGGTGCGCtgtgagagggggggagagaccaATGAGGTGCCAGGGTTGCCACGCATTGCAG GCCCTCTGGTGCGACTGGTTGCTGGAGAGAGCCGGAAGGAGGGGCGTGTGGAGGTGTTTCTGAACGGCCAATGGGGGAGCGTGTGTGATGACGGTTGGAATGACGTCAATGCTGCAGTGGTCTGCAGGCAGCTGAGATTTGT TGGGGTGTCGAAGGCTCGCTCCATGGCATATTTTGGAGCAGGCAAGGGCCCCATCCACCTAGACAATGTGAGGTGCACGGGGGCTGAGGTGTACCTGGGGGAGTGTCCGGCCGAGGGAGAGGACGCCCATGACTGCAAGCACAGCGAAGACGCAGGGGTCATCTGTGACTACGTCCCCGAGCCGGTGGGAGACGGCGCCATAATAACGCAGACCTGTGGCATGAGGCCAAACACACAGCGCCGCAGGAGGAGGATAATTGGAGGGGACAAGTCAATTAG GGGGGACTGGCCATGGCAGGTGTCTCTGTGGCTCAAGTCCCAGTCAAAAGGGAACCATCCACTGTGTGGAGCCACGCTCATCAACTCCTGCTGGGTCCTGACTGCTGCACACTGCTTCAAGAG gtTTGGCAGGGACCCATCGCGCTACGTGCTGCGACTGGGTGACTACCACACGGAGGAGAGGGATGACTTTGAGCGCAGCCTGTCCCCGGAGCGCATCATCATTCACAGGAAGTACCATAGCCAGGGCTGGGAGTATGACATTGCCCTGCTTAGGCTGAAGGGCACCGAAGGCAACTGTGTGGCCTTTAACCCTCATACCAACTCAGCCTGCCTCCCTGCGCCTGGCAGCAAGTGGGGCAAGAGGCCAGCCGCCTGTGTCATCACAGGGTGGGGCATCACAG ACTCGGAATACTCTCGTACTCTGCTGCAGGCCTGGGTTCCCCTGCTGCCCTCCTGGAAGTGTAAGAAGCGATACGGCGAGCGCTACACCAGCCGCATGCTTTGTGCGGGCAGCCTGTCGGACCGTCGGCGCGTGGACAGTTGCCAGGGTGACAGCGGTGGTCCCCTGGTGTGTCAGGGAGAGGGGGGCCGCTGGGTGCTGACGGGGGTCATCTCCTGGGGTCATGGCTGTGGTGACCCCTCCTTCCCCGGGGTGTACACGCGGGTCAGCAGGTTCCTGCGCTGGATTGACCAGGTCACCAACAACCCTCCAAGGATCTGA